The Tenebrio molitor chromosome 5, icTenMoli1.1, whole genome shotgun sequence genome has a segment encoding these proteins:
- the LOC138132352 gene encoding proteolipid protein 2-like, giving the protein MSSENSSQIIGSGYLGTLQGICKIVEVVSSFVAVLLIAINAYGWVISLFEAAAIISIIISTFLLVIYLTGTVEKIPLSWNRFQFFFHIILAVYYVIAVALVFHYGGSIARFIAGGVLGLIAIIAHLLDGYDNFRKQPLC; this is encoded by the exons ATGTCTTCAGAAAATTCG tCACAAATTATTGGAAGTGGTTACTTGGGCACATTGCAAGGAATATGCAAGATCGTAGAAGTG GTATCCAGTTTTGTAGCAGTTTTATTAATTGCAATTAATGCGTACGGATGGGTGATAAGTCTCTTCGAAGCAGCAGCAATAATCTCAATAattatttctacatttttattaGTAATATATTTGACTGGAACTGTTGAAAAGATACCTTTGTCCTGGAAcagatttcaatttttctttcatatCATTTTGgcagtatattatgttattgcGGTGGCACTAGTTTTTCATTATGGTGGATCCATTGCTAGGTTCATTGCTGGAGGG gtGCTGGGTCTTATCGCTATTATAGCACATTTGTTGGACGGATACGATAACTTCAGAAAACAACCTTTGTGTTAG